Proteins from a single region of Candidatus Dormiibacterota bacterium:
- a CDS encoding dicarboxylate/amino acid:cation symporter — MKKDDNETRAPSGTPRPARRAFPLHTQILIGMVAGGTLGLIAHHAFEGRAGLQWSIDNISYPLGQIFLRLIFMVVIPLILSAIILGVAELGDVRRLGRIGLKTLLFTLALSSVSVLIGVGLANIIRPGVGLSEPAHRALEAIGRSAGPVREPPQPKTGLQIALDLIPENPVEAMVNAFRGDMIAVMVFALVIGVAVTLIDRTAVEPLLAWLRAVYEVVLKVIGLAMRLAPLGVAALLFTITARLGPKSVTLLGLYVVTVLLGLALHQAVTYSLLIRFVARLSPWRFFRRIEDVVLTAFSTSSSNATLPVTLRVAEEELGIPRSIGGFVLTLGSTLNQNGTALYEGVTVLFLAQFYGIHLSVGAQVTVVLLSILSGIGTAGVPGGSLPLVMALLVTIGIPAHAIGIILGVDRILDMCRTVLNVTGDVTVAACVARSEGHILKP, encoded by the coding sequence ATGAAAAAAGACGACAACGAAACCCGCGCTCCTTCCGGCACGCCCCGGCCGGCGCGCCGCGCCTTTCCCCTGCACACCCAGATCCTGATCGGGATGGTGGCGGGCGGGACTCTCGGGCTCATCGCGCATCATGCCTTCGAAGGACGCGCCGGGCTGCAGTGGTCCATCGACAACATCAGCTACCCCCTCGGCCAGATCTTCCTCCGACTGATCTTCATGGTCGTCATCCCGCTGATCCTCTCGGCGATCATCCTCGGTGTGGCCGAGCTGGGGGACGTGCGCAGGCTGGGGCGCATCGGGCTCAAGACCCTCCTATTCACCCTCGCCCTGAGCAGCGTGTCGGTGCTCATCGGCGTCGGGCTGGCGAACATCATCCGCCCAGGGGTGGGGCTTTCGGAGCCGGCGCACAGAGCGCTCGAGGCGATCGGTCGATCGGCCGGCCCGGTCAGGGAGCCTCCCCAGCCGAAGACGGGCCTGCAGATCGCTCTCGATCTCATTCCCGAAAACCCCGTCGAAGCGATGGTCAACGCCTTTCGCGGCGACATGATCGCGGTCATGGTGTTCGCCCTGGTGATCGGCGTCGCGGTGACCCTCATCGACCGCACCGCCGTCGAACCGCTTCTGGCCTGGCTGCGGGCCGTCTACGAGGTGGTCCTGAAGGTCATCGGACTGGCCATGCGTCTGGCGCCGCTCGGCGTGGCGGCGCTCCTGTTCACCATCACGGCGCGCCTCGGCCCCAAATCAGTGACCCTCCTCGGTCTGTACGTCGTCACCGTCCTCCTCGGTCTTGCGCTGCACCAGGCGGTGACCTACTCCCTCCTGATCCGGTTCGTGGCCCGCCTCTCACCATGGCGGTTCTTCAGGCGGATCGAGGACGTCGTGCTCACCGCCTTCTCCACGTCCTCCAGCAACGCGACGCTCCCCGTGACTCTGCGCGTGGCCGAAGAGGAGCTGGGGATCCCCCGATCGATCGGCGGTTTCGTTCTGACCCTGGGGTCGACCCTCAACCAGAACGGCACCGCGCTCTACGAGGGCGTCACCGTCCTGTTCCTGGCGCAGTTCTACGGCATCCACCTGTCGGTCGGCGCGCAGGTCACCGTGGTCCTGCTGTCGATCCTCTCCGGCATCGGCACGGCCGGCGTGCCCGGCGGATCGCTTCCCCTCGTCATGGCGCTGCTGGTGACCATCGGAATCCCGGCGCACGCGATCGGCATCATCCTCGGTGTCGATCGAATCCTCGACATGTGCCGCACGGTCCTGAATGTGACGGGAGACGTGACCGTCGCCGCCTGCGTGGCCCGGTCCGAGGGCCACATCCTGAAACCCTGA
- a CDS encoding C4-type zinc ribbon domain-containing protein: protein MNDDMKRLVRVQDIISEIEAVQEKVGAIPVEVARLEKELLAAQKDIEIERGRVQELGKDRRRLEMELMGIETKITKYQAQLLDVKTNKEYQAMLHEIEGCRKERAALDERILLEMEESETRNVAVRSLEETLERRRRETSQGKARLDAEAQELKARAASLDEERRALETGISADYLKPFLKVAAQRKGLALVAVRDERCGGCHVRVMPKLIQQVRRATGLIACDSCKRFLYVPDDPLRATVAAAESPAQ from the coding sequence ATGAACGACGACATGAAGCGCCTGGTGCGCGTGCAGGACATCATCTCGGAAATCGAGGCGGTGCAGGAGAAGGTCGGCGCCATCCCCGTCGAGGTGGCCCGGCTCGAGAAGGAGCTGCTCGCCGCGCAGAAAGACATCGAGATCGAACGGGGGCGCGTCCAGGAGCTCGGCAAGGACCGCAGACGCTTGGAGATGGAGCTGATGGGGATCGAGACGAAGATCACCAAGTATCAGGCTCAGCTCCTCGACGTGAAGACAAACAAGGAGTACCAGGCGATGCTGCACGAGATCGAGGGGTGCAGGAAGGAGCGCGCCGCCCTCGATGAAAGGATCCTCCTGGAGATGGAGGAGAGCGAGACGCGCAACGTCGCCGTGCGCTCCCTGGAGGAAACGCTCGAGCGGCGGCGCCGCGAGACCTCGCAGGGAAAGGCGCGGCTCGACGCCGAGGCTCAGGAGCTGAAGGCGCGGGCCGCGTCCCTGGACGAGGAGCGGCGGGCGCTCGAGACCGGCATCTCCGCCGACTACCTGAAGCCGTTTCTCAAGGTGGCGGCCCAGCGCAAGGGCCTGGCCCTCGTGGCGGTCCGCGACGAGCGCTGCGGCGGGTGCCACGTGCGCGTCATGCCGAAGCTCATCCAGCAGGTCCGCCGGGCGACCGGTCTGATCGCCTGCGACTCCTGCAAGCGCTTCCTTTACGTTCCCGACGATCCGCTGCGGGCGACCGTCGCGGCCGCCGAGTCCCCCGCCCAGTGA
- a CDS encoding ribonuclease HI family protein, with protein MTRRRRPAATRKRATARTSGGGLVAHIDGGARGNPGPAGYGVHVEDEQGRVVAQLYGYLGTATNNTAEYAALLALLEYARAHEAAALRVLSDSELLVRQMRGEYRVKHPGLQVLHAAACRLMTSVPSVVLEHVPRERNVEADALANRAMDLRDSSGPLPEALRDLPPLPFQPRLA; from the coding sequence GTGACTCGCCGTCGACGGCCCGCCGCCACCCGCAAGCGCGCGACCGCCCGGACGTCCGGCGGCGGCCTCGTCGCCCACATCGACGGCGGAGCACGCGGCAACCCCGGCCCGGCGGGGTACGGGGTCCACGTCGAGGACGAGCAGGGGCGGGTGGTGGCGCAGCTGTACGGTTACCTCGGAACCGCGACCAACAACACGGCGGAGTATGCGGCCCTGCTGGCTCTTCTGGAGTACGCCCGGGCCCACGAAGCCGCGGCGCTGCGGGTCCTGTCGGACTCGGAACTCCTCGTCAGGCAGATGCGGGGCGAGTACCGCGTCAAGCATCCCGGGCTTCAAGTGCTGCACGCCGCCGCCTGCCGGCTGATGACGTCCGTCCCCTCCGTCGTTCTCGAGCACGTCCCGCGCGAGCGGAACGTCGAGGCCGATGCGCTGGCGAACCGCGCCATGGACCTGCGCGACAGCTCGGGTCCGCTTCCAGAGGCGCTGCGGGATCTGCCGCCCCTTCCGTTCCAGCCTCGCCTCGCCTGA
- a CDS encoding YggS family pyridoxal phosphate-dependent enzyme yields the protein MQGIRERIAAAAGRAGRDPESVTLVGVGKTVPPDRILEAVQAGLADLGENRVQEARDKAPLLPGTVRWHLVGHLQANKANHAARLFQVVHSIDSVETLERLERAAEREGRRMTAMAQVNLAGEATKSGARTEDLDRILETAAGLRSVALTGLMILPPYDPDPGRSRPFFRRLRELLHETQGRHPGLSLRHLSMGMTEDFEVAIEEGATMVRVGRALFGERREA from the coding sequence TTGCAGGGGATCCGCGAGCGGATCGCGGCCGCGGCGGGCCGCGCCGGGCGCGATCCGGAATCGGTCACGCTCGTGGGCGTGGGCAAGACCGTCCCGCCGGATCGAATCCTGGAAGCCGTCCAGGCCGGTCTGGCGGATCTCGGCGAGAACCGGGTGCAGGAGGCGCGCGACAAGGCGCCCCTCCTTCCGGGAACGGTCCGCTGGCACCTGGTCGGGCACCTGCAGGCGAACAAGGCGAATCACGCCGCCCGGCTGTTCCAGGTCGTGCACTCGATCGATTCGGTCGAGACCCTCGAGCGGCTTGAGCGCGCCGCGGAGCGGGAGGGCCGGCGGATGACGGCGATGGCGCAGGTCAATCTGGCCGGTGAGGCGACCAAGTCCGGGGCGCGGACCGAGGACCTGGATCGGATCCTCGAGACGGCGGCCGGCCTGAGGAGTGTAGCGCTCACCGGGCTGATGATCCTGCCGCCCTACGATCCGGATCCGGGCAGGAGCCGGCCCTTCTTCCGGAGACTGCGCGAGCTCCTCCACGAGACGCAGGGGCGGCACCCGGGGCTTTCCCTGCGGCACCTGTCGATGGGGATGACGGAGGATTTCGAGGTGGCCATCGAGGAAGGGGCGACGATGGTGCGTGTCGGACGCGCCCTGTTCGGAGAAAGGAGAGAGGCATGA
- a CDS encoding DivIVA domain-containing protein yields MKITPIDINSHRFAKRMRGFDPEEVRSFLNLVSGEFEKLVIENNALKEDLSQIKAGIADYKERERILKDTLVTAQKLAEDMKEEARKEAQLIIKEAEIRGGQLLDQAARKAGQIEGMIQNLRVERDAFEQRVRSAVEQHLRLLDMHKKEEEVEDRLRFMKKPPAGEAR; encoded by the coding sequence ATGAAGATCACTCCGATCGACATCAACAGCCACCGCTTCGCGAAGAGGATGCGGGGCTTCGACCCGGAGGAGGTGAGGTCCTTCCTCAACCTCGTGTCGGGCGAGTTCGAGAAGCTCGTGATCGAGAACAATGCCCTGAAAGAGGACCTGTCCCAGATCAAGGCCGGCATCGCCGACTACAAGGAGCGCGAGCGGATCCTGAAGGACACGCTCGTGACCGCCCAGAAGCTGGCCGAGGACATGAAGGAGGAGGCCCGCAAGGAGGCGCAGCTCATCATCAAGGAAGCCGAGATCAGGGGCGGGCAGCTCCTCGACCAGGCGGCGCGCAAGGCGGGCCAGATCGAAGGGATGATCCAGAATCTGCGCGTCGAGCGCGACGCCTTCGAGCAGCGCGTCCGCTCCGCCGTCGAGCAGCATCTGCGACTCCTCGACATGCACAAGAAGGAAGAGGAGGTCGAGGATCGACTGCGGTTCATGAAGAAGCCGCCCGCCGGAGAAGCCCGCTGA
- the hutI gene encoding imidazolonepropionase, translated as MGGGAPRRGAAQGDLGIVEHGCVASRDGVVVFVGDERDYRRQVRLERSGVEIDATGRTVLPGFVDPHTHLPFAGSREREFSLRLQGARYEAIAAQGGGILSTVEATRRTSYDALVDLGKTRLNRMLLHGTTTVEAKSGYGLTLDDELKQLRVLKALDGIHPVDIVPTFLGAHAVPKEYRSDRDAYVREIIDRMIPEVARQSLARFCDVFVEEIAFTSGEAEAILTAAAKCGLGLRVHADQLSDSGGAHLAARLRAASADHLEHAGEAGIRALAGSSTAAVLLPGAAFFLRVPGSGLGRRLVDAQVPVAVATDFNPGTCPTEAMPAILPLACLNFGLSAAEAIVAATLNAAYALGLAQTAGSLEVGKTADAQVLDVPNHLHLVYHFGVNHCRTVVKNGRVVVEDGAIAGGATGTPAGNAAMDKTSGGFRP; from the coding sequence GTGGGCGGGGGCGCCCCAAGGCGGGGCGCCGCCCAGGGGGACCTCGGAATCGTCGAGCACGGCTGCGTCGCGTCCCGCGACGGAGTCGTCGTGTTCGTGGGGGATGAGCGCGATTACCGGCGCCAGGTCCGGCTCGAGAGGAGCGGCGTCGAGATCGACGCAACCGGCCGCACCGTCCTGCCGGGCTTCGTCGATCCGCATACCCACCTGCCGTTCGCCGGCAGCCGCGAGCGCGAGTTCTCGCTGCGTCTGCAGGGCGCGCGCTACGAGGCGATCGCGGCGCAGGGGGGCGGAATCCTGTCCACCGTCGAGGCCACGCGGCGGACTTCGTACGACGCTCTCGTCGATCTCGGAAAGACACGCCTGAACCGCATGCTCCTGCACGGCACGACCACGGTCGAAGCCAAGAGCGGCTACGGCCTGACGCTGGACGACGAGCTCAAGCAGCTGCGGGTGCTGAAGGCGCTCGACGGCATCCACCCGGTCGATATCGTGCCGACGTTCCTGGGGGCCCACGCGGTGCCGAAGGAGTACAGGAGCGACCGCGACGCCTACGTGCGCGAGATCATCGATCGGATGATCCCGGAGGTGGCGCGTCAGAGCCTCGCCCGCTTCTGCGACGTCTTCGTCGAGGAGATCGCCTTCACCTCCGGGGAAGCGGAGGCGATCCTCACGGCTGCGGCGAAGTGCGGGCTCGGTCTGCGGGTGCATGCCGACCAGCTGTCCGATTCGGGCGGGGCCCACCTGGCGGCGCGTCTTCGGGCCGCCTCCGCCGACCACCTCGAGCACGCGGGCGAGGCGGGGATCCGCGCCCTCGCGGGCTCGTCCACCGCGGCCGTCCTCCTCCCCGGCGCCGCCTTCTTCCTGCGCGTGCCCGGCTCGGGTCTCGGCCGCAGGCTGGTGGATGCCCAGGTGCCGGTGGCGGTGGCGACCGATTTCAACCCGGGGACCTGCCCGACGGAAGCGATGCCGGCGATCCTGCCGCTCGCCTGTCTGAACTTCGGTCTGTCGGCGGCCGAGGCGATCGTGGCGGCGACGCTGAACGCGGCCTACGCTCTTGGATTGGCGCAGACAGCCGGGAGCCTGGAGGTCGGGAAGACGGCCGACGCGCAGGTTCTGGATGTCCCGAACCACCTCCATCTGGTCTACCATTTCGGGGTGAACCACTGCCGCACCGTCGTGAAGAACGGGCGGGTGGTGGTCGAGGACGGCGCGATCGCGGGCGGAGCGACGGGCACCCCTGCCGGGAACGCCGCGATGGACAAGACTTCCGGCGGATTCCGACCTTGA
- a CDS encoding cyclodeaminase/cyclohydrolase family protein produces MLSRMTLEQFTEALAAATPTPGGGSASAQAGAMAAALVQMTCDLTIGREAYRAHDEAVREIRARSEGLRRDLLALVDRDAQAYDEVVRALRLPKTTDAEKRARSEALARANLFAIETPLATADACAALLEMAAELASKGNVNVVSDVGTAALLAYAGLRGGILTIRVNLKGVVDGARAGQLRERVRRLEVESERLREAALTAAYVRSNGR; encoded by the coding sequence ATGTTGTCCAGAATGACGCTGGAGCAGTTCACGGAGGCGCTCGCCGCCGCGACGCCGACGCCGGGTGGCGGCAGCGCCTCGGCCCAGGCGGGAGCGATGGCGGCCGCCCTCGTCCAGATGACGTGCGATCTGACGATCGGGCGGGAGGCTTACCGGGCGCACGACGAGGCCGTGCGGGAGATCCGCGCGCGGTCCGAGGGGCTGCGCCGGGATCTCCTGGCTCTGGTCGACCGGGACGCCCAGGCGTACGACGAGGTGGTGCGCGCCCTGCGCCTGCCGAAGACTACCGACGCCGAGAAGCGGGCCCGTTCCGAGGCGCTCGCGCGGGCGAACCTGTTCGCCATCGAGACCCCGCTCGCCACCGCCGACGCCTGCGCCGCGCTCCTGGAGATGGCCGCCGAGCTGGCGAGCAAGGGGAACGTCAACGTCGTCAGCGACGTAGGCACGGCGGCTCTTCTGGCCTACGCCGGCCTGCGCGGCGGCATTCTCACGATCCGCGTCAACCTCAAGGGCGTCGTGGACGGGGCCCGCGCCGGGCAGCTGCGCGAGCGGGTGCGGCGTCTCGAGGTCGAATCCGAGAGACTCCGCGAGGCGGCCCTGACGGCGGCCTACGTCCGCAGCAACGGTCGCTGA